A genome region from Osmerus mordax isolate fOsmMor3 chromosome 27, fOsmMor3.pri, whole genome shotgun sequence includes the following:
- the usp1 gene encoding LOW QUALITY PROTEIN: ubiquitin carboxyl-terminal hydrolase 1 (The sequence of the model RefSeq protein was modified relative to this genomic sequence to represent the inferred CDS: inserted 2 bases in 1 codon): protein MPGLQGDSVVAALGSPIKKTKLSLRFFHKKEAKRALDFSEPHAEEHQPEDAASAGCEQLVPASGPSSPLIPCEKKETLVPFVGLNNLGNTCYLNSILQVLYYCPGLRDGIKKLYNVSKRKDKPKDEDCKSEETGGVEDVLPAHMELLNSFHSLITSAEQLQSSYLLNPDLHCHAELATPPRKLLNTLRQLNPMYEGYLQHDAQEVLQCILGNIQEASDTIRKELHGAATLATGGTAEEEDEEALLSGKRKSDTEAGNAKKKTRPLEQSQGPLEQSQDAQDGKPFTRSKRKSSSDITTDSSKTEGAEEEERQEKEGGGDEREGKGEDPLKEGKRKRRSVRSWLGSNRKQPSIFSKFRSLGRISSQRGARSEEATPGLEAGRPPVQETGHPGKTPVQETTTHQSGGERTSRREESEVVGLMERLFQGRLVLRTRCLECESSTERREDFQDVSVPVQEDEHCGPESSSEVSPDPKPELKTLQWAISQFASVERIVGEDKYFCETCLHYTEAERSLLFDKTPEVVTIHLKCFSANSLEMDPYAGLSKVNTPLLTPLSLSLEEWCTRPSPSGGQHYQLFAVVMHSGVTISSGHYTTYVRMSDLKNTQLWPQEGGEEEGGEEEGAGGKKEEEVLEYDDGEVSFSLAKRPGGAAVSKLGGKKPSEGVALLGGQRSLVSYDLGCSKTNTDKTESSRGRRKAGGPLASPGARKEAGGGEEEQGAGGEALGXGAEQALSSLMSYEGKWLLFDDSEVHLFEEEDFLRACSPETCSTSTPYLLFYRRSPPL, encoded by the exons TTGTGAGCAGTTGGTGCCTGCCTCTGGTCCATCCTCGCCTCTCATCCCTTGCGAGAAAAAGGAAACCCTGGTTCCCTTTGTTGGGTTGAATAACCTTGGAAACACATGCTATCTCAACAGCATTCTGCAG GTTCTGTACTACTGTCCAGGGCTGAGAGATGGCATTAAGAAACTTTACAATGTCTCCAAACGGAAAGACAAGCCTAAGGATGAAGATTGTAAAAGTGAAGAG acagggggagtggaggatgtGTTGCCTGCTCACATGGAGCTGCTGAACAGCTTCCACAGCCTCATCACATCAGCAGAGCAGCTCCAGTCCAGCTACCTGCTGAACCCCGACCTGCACTGCCACGCCGAGCTGGCCACGCCCCCTCGCAAGCTGCTCAACACGCTCAG gcagctGAACCCCATGTACGAGGGCTACCTTCAACACGACGCCCAGGAGGTGCTGCAGTGCATCCTGGGAAACATCCAGGAGGCCTCCGACACCATCAGGAAGGAGCTGCACGGCGCCGCCACGCTGGCCACCGGCGGaactgcagaggaggaggacgaggaggcccTGCTGAGCGGGAAGCGAAAGAGCGACACGGAGGCCGGAAACGccaagaagaagaccagacccCTGGAGCAGAGCCAGGGGCCCCTGGAGCAGAGCCAGGACGCCCAGGACGGCAAGCCCTTTACACGCTCCAAGAGGAAGTCCTCCAGTGACATCACAACAGACAGCAGCAAGACCgagggagcggaggaggaggagagacaggaaaaggagggaggaggagacgagagagagggcaaaGGCGAAGACCCGctgaaggaggggaagaggaagaggaggtctgTGAGGAGCTGGCTGGGATCCAACAGGAAGCAGCCCAGCATCTTCTCCAAGTTCCGCAGCTTGGGGAGGATCAGCTCCCAGCGGGGGGCGAGGTCGGAGGAGGCCACGCCTggcctggaggctgggaggcccCCGGTCCAGGAGACGGGACACCCTGGGAAGACCCCCGTCCAGGAGACCACCACACACcagtctgggggagagaggacaagcAGACGCGAAG AGAGCGAGGTGGTGGGGCTGATGGAGAGGCTGTTCCAGGGCCGGCTGGTGCTGAGGACGCGCTGCCTGGAGTGTGAGAGCTccacggagaggagagaggacttcCAGGACGTCAGCGTGCCTGTGCAGGAGGACGAACACTGCGGCCCCGAGAGCAGCTCagagg TGTCTCCAGACCCCAAGCCGGAGTTAAAGACTCTCCAGTGGGCCATCTCCCAGTTTGCCTCGGTGGAGCGCATCGTGGGGGAGGACAAGTACTTCTGTGAGACCTGCCTTCACTACACGGAGGCGGAGAGGAGCCTGCTGTTCGACAAGACCCCCGAGGTCGTCACCATCCACCTCAAGTGCTTCTCAGCCAACAGCCTCGA GATGGACCCGTACGCCGGCCTGTCCAAGGTGAACACGCCCCTGCTCACTCCCCTGAGCCTGTCCCTGGAGGAGTGGTGCACGCGGCCCTCGCCCAGCGGGGGGCAGCACTACCAGCTGTTTGCCGTGGTGATGCACAGCGGCGTGACCATCAGCAGCGGACACTACACCACCTACGTCAGGATGAGCGACCTGAAGAACACCCAGCTCTGGCCGCaggagggcggggaggaggagggcggggaggaggagggggccggggggaagaaggaggaggaggtgctggagtaCGACGACGGCGAGGTGTCCTTCAGTCTGGCCAAGCGGCCGGGCGGAGCCGCCGTCAGCAAGCTGGGGGGCAAGAAGCCGTCGGAGGGGGTTGCCCtcctgggggggcagaggagcctGGTCAGCTACGACCTGGGCTGCAGCAAGACCAACACCGACAAGACTGAGAGCAGCAGGGGGCGGAGGAAGGCCGGCGGGCCGCTAGCCAGCCCCGGGGCCAGGAaggaggccgggggaggggaggaggagcagggggccgggggggaggcgctggg gggggcggagcAGGCCCTGAGCAGCCTGATGAGCTACGAGGGGAAGTGGCTTCTGTTTGACGACTCGGAGGTGCACCTGTTTGAGGAGGAGGACTTTCTGAGAGCCTGCTCACCTGAGacctgctccacctccaccccctaccTGCTGTTCTACAGGAGAAGCCCTccactgtga